The Mesorhizobium sp. B1-1-8 genome contains a region encoding:
- the rsmD gene encoding 16S rRNA (guanine(966)-N(2))-methyltransferase RsmD, whose protein sequence is MRIVGGEFRGRPLATPRSNAIRPTTDRTREAVFNVLAHRFAAKLEGGRVLDLFAGTGALGLEALSRGASYCVFIEESAEGRGLIRDNVEAFGLTGRTKIFRRDATGLGEAGTLSPFGLVFADPPYGKGLGERALRSAKAGGWLLPGALCVVEEAAPAPFEPGPGFSILDERNYGETVIRFVEVG, encoded by the coding sequence ATGCGGATCGTCGGCGGTGAGTTTCGCGGGCGTCCGCTGGCGACGCCGCGCAGCAATGCCATCCGCCCGACCACCGACCGCACCCGCGAGGCGGTATTCAATGTGCTGGCGCATCGCTTTGCCGCAAAGCTCGAAGGCGGCCGCGTGCTCGATCTCTTCGCCGGCACCGGCGCGCTCGGGCTGGAGGCGCTGTCGCGCGGCGCATCTTACTGCGTCTTCATCGAGGAATCGGCCGAAGGGCGCGGCCTGATCCGCGATAATGTCGAGGCCTTCGGGCTGACCGGCCGCACCAAAATCTTTCGCCGTGACGCGACCGGATTGGGCGAAGCCGGAACGCTTTCACCTTTCGGCCTGGTGTTTGCCGATCCGCCCTATGGCAAGGGGCTCGGCGAGCGCGCCCTGCGCTCGGCCAAGGCCGGCGGCTGGCTGTTGCCCGGCGCACTCTGCGTTGTCGAGGAGGCGGCCCCCGCGCCGTTCGAGCCAGGCCCAGGCTTTTCCATCCTCGACGAACGCAACTATGGCGAGACGGTCATTCGGTTCGTCGAGGTTGGGTGA
- a CDS encoding antitoxin Xre/MbcA/ParS toxin-binding domain-containing protein, which yields MKSLNSTAFPASSPPPSVFLRHEPFAPILKGKWQRDQNHVQLAYHCSDEGAATLSAAVTDRFLVPVARVEGLRQRGFSNDEIYRIVGPRRTLARRKERNEALTVAESDRVVRLERISAMADRVFGSHEKAQRWLRKHSKVLGETPINLLQSETGAVLVEEELHRIDYGIFA from the coding sequence TTGAAAAGCCTGAACTCCACGGCATTTCCCGCTAGCAGCCCTCCGCCGTCAGTTTTCTTGCGGCATGAGCCATTTGCGCCTATATTGAAGGGCAAATGGCAACGAGACCAAAACCATGTCCAGCTCGCATATCATTGCTCAGACGAAGGCGCCGCGACGTTGTCCGCAGCGGTAACAGACCGGTTTCTCGTCCCCGTGGCGAGGGTCGAAGGCCTTCGTCAGCGAGGCTTCAGCAATGACGAAATCTACAGAATAGTCGGCCCGCGACGCACGTTGGCTCGCCGCAAAGAGCGAAACGAAGCACTGACGGTTGCCGAATCCGATCGCGTCGTGCGGCTCGAGCGGATTTCTGCGATGGCAGATCGGGTTTTCGGCAGCCATGAAAAAGCCCAGCGTTGGCTTCGCAAGCACAGCAAGGTGCTCGGCGAGACACCTATCAACCTGCTCCAGTCCGAAACGGGCGCCGTACTGGTGGAGGAAGAACTCCATCGCATCGACTATGGCATTTTTGCCTGA
- a CDS encoding M16 family metallopeptidase, with protein sequence MNIQEVKSKKGITAWLVEDHSIPLIAIRFVFDGGTAQDPAGKEGLVNLMTGLFDEGAGDLDSEAFQLKLDDAGAEMSFQAARDGTYGSMRMLSDQKDEAFGLLRLAVNSPRFDKAPIDRIRAQVLSGILANERDPDTIAQQRWLRAIYGEHPYARPDQGTKESLGVITPQDLKAFHKANFARAGLHVAVVGDIDAATLSGKLDEVFGDLPEKQTLAPVADIAPKLGQQLEVNYDLPQTSLQLAWPGVKRSDPDFFAAVLMNEILGGSTFTSRLFEEVREKRGLAYGVSSDLVDHEHSHALLVTTATRSDRAAETLSIVRKVVKEMAETGPTEEELAATKKHMIGAYAINNLDSSSSIAATLVELQLDKLGIDYVQRRAALIDAVTLADVKAAAKKLLSAEPAVMVVGPPLVQIAGGGKG encoded by the coding sequence ATGAACATCCAGGAGGTCAAGTCGAAGAAGGGCATCACCGCCTGGCTGGTGGAGGACCATTCGATACCGCTGATTGCCATCCGCTTCGTCTTCGACGGCGGCACTGCGCAGGATCCGGCCGGCAAGGAGGGCCTGGTCAATCTGATGACCGGCCTGTTCGACGAGGGCGCCGGCGACCTCGACAGCGAGGCCTTCCAGCTGAAGCTCGATGATGCCGGCGCCGAGATGAGCTTTCAGGCGGCGCGCGACGGCACCTATGGCTCGATGCGCATGCTGTCCGACCAAAAAGACGAGGCCTTCGGCCTGCTGAGGCTGGCGGTAAACAGCCCGCGTTTCGACAAGGCGCCGATCGACCGCATCCGCGCCCAGGTGCTGTCCGGCATTCTCGCCAACGAGCGCGATCCCGACACCATCGCCCAGCAGCGTTGGCTGCGCGCCATCTATGGCGAGCACCCCTATGCGCGGCCCGACCAAGGCACCAAGGAAAGCCTGGGCGTCATCACGCCACAAGACCTCAAGGCCTTTCACAAGGCGAATTTTGCCCGCGCTGGCCTGCATGTGGCGGTGGTCGGCGACATCGATGCCGCAACGCTCTCCGGCAAGCTGGACGAGGTGTTCGGCGACCTGCCGGAAAAGCAGACGCTGGCGCCGGTGGCCGACATCGCGCCGAAGCTCGGCCAGCAGCTGGAGGTCAATTACGACCTGCCGCAGACCTCGCTGCAGCTTGCCTGGCCGGGGGTGAAACGCAGCGATCCGGATTTCTTCGCCGCGGTGCTGATGAACGAGATCCTCGGCGGCTCGACCTTTACCTCGCGGCTGTTCGAAGAGGTGCGCGAAAAGCGCGGTCTTGCCTATGGCGTCAGCTCCGATCTGGTCGATCACGAGCATTCCCACGCGCTGCTGGTGACGACGGCGACGCGCTCCGACCGCGCCGCCGAGACGCTTTCGATCGTGCGCAAGGTGGTGAAGGAGATGGCGGAGACTGGGCCGACCGAGGAAGAGCTGGCCGCGACGAAAAAACACATGATCGGCGCCTACGCCATCAACAATCTGGATTCCTCCAGTTCCATTGCTGCGACGCTTGTCGAGTTGCAACTCGACAAGCTCGGCATCGACTACGTGCAGCGCCGCGCCGCGCTGATTGACGCGGTGACGCTTGCCGACGTCAAGGCGGCGGCGAAGAAGCTGCTGTCGGCCGAGCCGGCGGTCATGGTGGTCGGTCCGCCGCTTGTCCAGATCGCCGGGGGCGGCAAGGGATGA
- a CDS encoding RES family NAD+ phosphorylase yields MRRWRISNYADLSGIGGTLSTGRWHSLGTPIVYCADHPATALLEMLVHVDAEDLPQTYQLLEIEVPDGVAVASPNLPPDWKNNPAMTQQLGTNFVTAATHAVMEVPSVIVPFTKNFLLSPSLLARDGIRIASVTQHPVDTRLLG; encoded by the coding sequence ATGCGGCGCTGGCGTATCTCCAATTATGCCGACCTGTCGGGCATCGGCGGCACGTTAAGTACCGGCCGCTGGCATTCCTTGGGAACACCCATCGTCTACTGCGCCGATCATCCAGCGACGGCGCTTCTTGAGATGCTGGTCCATGTCGACGCGGAAGATCTGCCTCAGACCTATCAGCTTCTGGAAATCGAAGTGCCGGACGGTGTCGCGGTTGCATCCCCGAACCTACCGCCCGATTGGAAGAACAACCCCGCCATGACGCAGCAGCTCGGAACGAACTTCGTCACCGCCGCCACGCATGCGGTCATGGAGGTTCCCAGCGTCATCGTCCCGTTCACCAAGAACTTTCTCCTCAGCCCCAGCCTCCTGGCTCGCGACGGCATCCGCATCGCCAGCGTCACGCAGCATCCGGTCGATACGCGATTGCTGGGATAG
- a CDS encoding pseudouridine synthase → MDDNDKKFPRRKGPDKSGPKPVSPRGRAAGKDGKPSFGAKKPFAKRDRPVAADGERPAGDFKRSYKPRQAGEGTPRGEKPFRKGPPRDGKPFEKREGAPRKPYAPRGDRPMAADGERPQRDFKRSYKPREVGSERGEKPFRKGPPREGKPFEKREGAPRKPYAPRGDRPMAAEGERGERRFDRPKRDFAERPRRDFSDRPSSDFSDRSPRGAARKPEGGFKPRPRPAEAAPEAGERIAKRLARAGIASRRDAEELIAAGRVKVNGKVLSSPAFNVMADDVIHLDGTEIPPIERTRLFLFHKPAGVVTTNRDPEGRKTVFDVLPADLPRLMTIGRLDINTEGLLLLTNDGGLSRVLELPATGWLRRYRVRVHGKVEESALAGLREGIAVDGVFYGAIEASLDREQGTNAWLTIGLREGKNREVKNILGALGLDVTRLIRISYGPFQLEDLPEGHVLEIKGRVLRDQLGERLIEEAGANFDAEITKPFSNKPVRRTEPRRDEAERPKIMREGDHRPIGEGGLIKNRKRREGSRDEALGKLSTKPERTFGEHGPKPERGGFAKPERGGFGGKPGGKKGEREQRPIEPPGQRKANVWMAPGARPIGKGRAEADAAKAAEAKARKASFKPGGKPQGKAGAKPFGKPRGDRPDSGDRPRGPKGGGNADRRR, encoded by the coding sequence ATGGACGACAACGACAAGAAATTTCCGCGCCGCAAAGGTCCGGACAAAAGCGGACCGAAGCCAGTGAGCCCGCGTGGCCGTGCCGCCGGCAAGGACGGCAAGCCGTCCTTCGGCGCCAAGAAACCGTTTGCAAAGCGCGACCGGCCGGTGGCGGCTGATGGCGAACGGCCGGCGGGCGATTTCAAGCGCAGCTACAAGCCGCGTCAAGCGGGTGAGGGCACGCCGCGCGGCGAGAAGCCGTTCCGCAAGGGACCGCCACGCGATGGCAAGCCGTTCGAGAAGCGCGAAGGGGCGCCGCGCAAGCCTTACGCACCGCGCGGCGATCGCCCGATGGCGGCGGATGGCGAGCGGCCGCAGCGTGACTTCAAGCGCAGCTACAAGCCGCGTGAGGTGGGCTCGGAACGCGGCGAGAAGCCGTTCCGCAAGGGACCGCCACGCGAAGGCAAGCCGTTCGAGAAGCGCGAAGGGGCGCCGCGCAAACCTTACGCACCGCGTGGCGATCGCCCGATGGCCGCCGAGGGCGAGCGCGGCGAAAGGCGCTTCGACCGCCCCAAGCGCGATTTCGCCGAGCGTCCAAGGCGCGATTTCAGCGATCGTCCAAGCAGCGACTTCAGTGACCGTTCGCCGCGCGGCGCCGCGCGGAAGCCGGAGGGCGGCTTCAAGCCGCGGCCGCGTCCCGCCGAGGCAGCGCCGGAAGCCGGCGAGCGCATTGCCAAGCGCCTGGCGCGCGCCGGCATCGCCTCGCGCCGCGATGCCGAGGAGCTGATCGCCGCCGGCCGCGTCAAGGTCAACGGCAAGGTGCTGTCCTCGCCGGCCTTCAACGTCATGGCCGACGACGTCATCCATCTCGACGGCACCGAGATCCCGCCGATCGAGCGCACGCGGCTGTTCCTGTTCCACAAGCCAGCCGGCGTCGTCACCACCAACCGCGATCCCGAAGGCCGCAAGACCGTATTCGACGTGCTGCCGGCCGATCTGCCGAGGCTGATGACCATCGGCCGCCTCGACATCAACACCGAAGGCCTGCTGCTGCTCACCAATGACGGCGGGCTGTCGCGGGTGCTCGAACTGCCGGCCACGGGCTGGCTCAGGCGCTACCGCGTGCGCGTCCACGGCAAGGTCGAGGAAAGCGCGCTCGCCGGCCTGCGCGAAGGCATTGCCGTCGATGGCGTCTTCTATGGTGCGATCGAGGCGAGCCTCGACCGCGAGCAAGGCACCAATGCCTGGCTGACCATCGGCCTGCGCGAGGGCAAGAACCGCGAGGTGAAGAACATCCTCGGCGCGCTCGGCCTCGACGTGACGCGGCTGATCCGCATCTCCTACGGCCCGTTCCAGCTCGAGGACCTGCCGGAGGGACACGTGCTGGAGATCAAGGGCCGCGTGCTGCGCGACCAGCTCGGCGAGCGGCTGATCGAGGAAGCCGGCGCCAATTTCGATGCCGAGATCACCAAGCCTTTCTCCAACAAGCCGGTGCGGCGCACCGAGCCGCGCCGCGACGAGGCCGAGCGGCCGAAGATCATGCGCGAGGGCGACCACCGGCCGATCGGCGAGGGCGGGCTGATCAAGAACCGCAAGCGCCGCGAAGGCAGCCGCGACGAGGCGCTGGGCAAGCTGTCCACGAAACCGGAAAGGACGTTTGGCGAGCACGGTCCGAAGCCCGAACGCGGCGGCTTCGCCAAGCCGGAGCGCGGCGGCTTTGGCGGCAAGCCAGGCGGCAAGAAGGGCGAGCGCGAGCAGCGGCCGATCGAGCCGCCCGGCCAGCGCAAGGCCAATGTCTGGATGGCGCCCGGCGCGCGGCCGATCGGCAAGGGCAGGGCGGAGGCCGACGCCGCCAAAGCGGCCGAGGCGAAGGCGCGCAAGGCGTCGTTCAAGCCGGGCGGCAAGCCGCAGGGCAAAGCCGGCGCGAAACCGTTCGGCAAGCCAAGGGGCGATCGCCCCGACAGCGGCGACAGGCCGCGCGGTCCCAAGGGTGGTGGCAATGCGGATCGTCGGCGGTGA
- a CDS encoding M16 family metallopeptidase — translation MTSSTRRLRAALLASALALAAIGPARAAGGENVKDFLLDNGMEIVVIPDHRAPIVTHMVWYKVGSADEPPGKSGIAHFFEHLMFKATANHAAGEFDRAVSDIGGSNNAFTSYDYTAFHETVPPAALEQMMGFEADRMRNLILTDNVIKTERDVILEERRSRIDSNPQAVLEEEVDATLWQNQPYRIPVIGWMQEMEQLNRADAKAYYDNYYRPNNAVLVVAGDIDPDAVKAMAERTYGKVARGPDLPPRIRPVEPEQNTRRTVTLTDARVSVPNFSTQWVVPSYHTAKPGEAEALDLLAEILGGGNRSRLYQELVVKQGIASDAAAYFQGTMLDDTNFTVYGSPRGDAKLTDVEAAVDAEIARIVKDGVSDDELERAKTRYVRSIIFARDKQDDMANMYGSTLATGGNVKDVQEWPDRIRKVTADEVKAVATRYLVLDHATTGYLLPQQQAGN, via the coding sequence ATGACATCGAGCACCAGACGGCTGCGCGCGGCGCTCCTCGCCAGTGCGCTGGCGCTTGCCGCGATTGGCCCGGCGCGCGCCGCCGGGGGCGAGAATGTGAAGGACTTCCTGCTCGACAACGGCATGGAGATTGTCGTCATTCCGGACCACCGCGCCCCGATCGTCACGCACATGGTGTGGTACAAGGTCGGCAGCGCCGACGAGCCTCCCGGCAAGTCCGGCATCGCGCATTTCTTCGAGCATCTGATGTTCAAGGCCACGGCCAATCACGCCGCCGGCGAGTTCGACCGCGCCGTGTCCGACATCGGCGGCTCCAACAACGCCTTCACCTCCTACGATTATACCGCCTTCCACGAGACGGTGCCGCCTGCGGCGCTCGAGCAGATGATGGGTTTCGAGGCCGACCGCATGCGCAATCTCATCCTCACCGACAACGTCATCAAGACCGAGCGCGACGTGATCCTGGAGGAGCGCCGCTCGCGCATCGACAGCAATCCGCAGGCGGTGCTCGAAGAGGAAGTCGATGCGACACTCTGGCAGAACCAGCCATACCGCATTCCGGTGATCGGCTGGATGCAGGAGATGGAGCAGCTCAACCGCGCCGACGCCAAGGCCTACTACGACAATTATTACCGGCCGAACAATGCGGTGCTGGTGGTGGCGGGCGACATCGATCCCGACGCTGTGAAGGCGATGGCCGAGAGAACCTACGGCAAGGTCGCGCGCGGGCCGGACCTACCGCCGCGCATCCGCCCGGTCGAGCCTGAGCAGAACACCAGGCGCACCGTGACGCTCACCGACGCGCGCGTCTCGGTGCCGAATTTTTCCACGCAATGGGTGGTGCCGTCCTATCACACGGCCAAGCCCGGCGAGGCCGAGGCGCTGGACTTGCTTGCCGAGATCCTTGGCGGCGGCAACCGCAGCCGGCTGTACCAGGAGCTGGTCGTCAAGCAGGGGATCGCCTCCGACGCGGCCGCCTATTTCCAGGGCACCATGCTCGATGACACCAACTTCACCGTCTATGGCTCCCCGCGCGGCGACGCCAAGCTCACGGATGTCGAGGCGGCGGTCGACGCCGAGATCGCCCGCATCGTCAAGGACGGCGTAAGCGACGATGAGTTGGAGCGGGCCAAGACCCGCTATGTGCGCTCCATAATCTTTGCCCGCGACAAGCAGGACGACATGGCCAATATGTATGGCTCCACGCTTGCCACCGGCGGCAATGTCAAGGACGTCCAGGAATGGCCGGACCGCATCCGCAAGGTCACCGCCGATGAGGTGAAGGCGGTCGCTACCCGCTACCTGGTGCTCGACCATGCCACCACCGGCTATCTCTTGCCGCAGCAACAGGCGGGGAATTGA
- the ileS gene encoding isoleucine--tRNA ligase codes for MNDKTTTDTAETIDYSTTLYLPQTDFPMRAGLPEKEPVLVERWQDMDLYRKLREASAGREKFVLHDGPPYANGNIHIGHALNKILKDVINRSFQMRGYDANYVPGWDCHGLPIEWKIEEQYRAKGKNKDEVPVNEFRKECRDFAAHWIKVQGSEFQRLGVIGDFDNPYTTMAYHAEARIAGELLKFAMSGQLYRGSKPVMWSVVERTALAEAEVEYHDYESDTIWVKFPVASLAQPVAGAAPALDEAALDLVEAHVVIWTTTPWTIPGNRAVSYSPRIAYGLYEITAAENAFGPQPGEKLIFADALAPECAAKAKVTLNRLHSVSAEQLGKLTLSHPFKGLGGGYEFPVPLVAGEHVTDDAGTGFVHTAPGHGREDFDAWMDAGAELRARGVDTAIPFTVDDAGFFTRDAPGFGPDREGGAARVIDDNGKKGNANQAVIDELIKRNALFARGRLKHSYPHSWRSKKPIIFRNTPQWFVYMDKDLGDGTTLRSRALKAIDDTRFVPAAGQNRIRAMIEERPDWVLSRQRAWGVPIAIFADEDGNVLKDEAVNRRIMDAFEQEGADAWFAPGAKERFLGNHDATKWHQVKDILDVWFDSGSTHVFTLEDRPDLKWPADVYLEGSDQHRGWFHSSLLESCGTRGRAPYDTVITHGFTMDEEGRKMSKSLGNTVVPQDVIKQSGADILRLWVVTTDYWEDQRLGKNVLQTNIDAYRKLRNTIRWMLGTLAHDHGETVPLEVMPELERLMLHRLSELDEVVRQGYDAFEFKRITRALLDFMVVELSAFYFDIRKDALYCDGPSSLRRKAAVQVVRHLFECLVKWLAPMLPFTMEEAWLDRHPDAGSVHLDQFPTIPQNWRNEALAEKWRKVRQVRRVVTGALEIARAEKLIGSSLEAVPVVTIDDAALEAAIADVDMAEMAITSDLVIKHGKVPEGAFSLDDVKGVAVVVEKAEDRGLVKCARSWRYTADVGQDPEFPDVSARDAAVLHELRALGRL; via the coding sequence ATGAACGACAAGACCACGACCGATACCGCTGAAACGATCGACTACTCCACAACGCTCTATTTGCCGCAGACGGATTTCCCGATGCGCGCGGGCCTGCCCGAGAAGGAACCGGTGCTGGTCGAGCGCTGGCAGGACATGGACCTTTACCGCAAGCTGCGCGAAGCGTCAGCCGGCCGCGAGAAATTCGTGCTGCATGATGGCCCGCCCTACGCCAACGGCAACATCCATATCGGCCATGCGCTGAATAAGATCCTCAAGGACGTCATCAACCGCTCCTTTCAGATGCGCGGCTACGACGCCAATTATGTGCCGGGCTGGGACTGCCATGGCCTGCCGATCGAGTGGAAGATCGAGGAGCAGTATCGCGCCAAGGGCAAGAACAAGGACGAGGTGCCGGTCAACGAGTTCCGCAAGGAATGCCGCGACTTCGCCGCGCATTGGATCAAGGTGCAGGGCTCAGAGTTCCAGCGCCTCGGCGTCATCGGCGACTTCGACAACCCTTACACGACCATGGCCTATCACGCCGAGGCGCGCATCGCCGGGGAGTTGCTGAAGTTCGCCATGTCGGGCCAGCTCTATCGCGGCTCGAAGCCGGTGATGTGGAGCGTGGTCGAGCGCACCGCGCTGGCCGAGGCCGAGGTCGAATACCATGACTATGAGAGCGACACGATCTGGGTGAAGTTCCCGGTCGCCAGCCTCGCCCAGCCGGTCGCCGGCGCCGCCCCGGCGCTCGACGAGGCCGCGCTCGATCTCGTCGAGGCGCATGTCGTCATCTGGACGACGACCCCCTGGACCATCCCCGGCAACCGCGCCGTCAGCTATTCGCCGCGCATCGCTTATGGCCTCTATGAGATCACCGCGGCCGAGAACGCTTTCGGGCCACAGCCCGGCGAAAAGCTGATCTTCGCCGACGCGCTGGCGCCAGAATGCGCGGCGAAAGCGAAAGTTACCTTGAACCGGCTCCACAGCGTCTCGGCCGAACAGCTTGGGAAGCTTACGCTTTCGCACCCCTTCAAGGGGCTTGGCGGCGGCTACGAATTCCCGGTGCCGTTGGTCGCCGGCGAGCATGTGACCGACGACGCCGGCACAGGTTTCGTCCACACCGCGCCCGGCCACGGCCGCGAGGATTTCGACGCCTGGATGGACGCCGGGGCGGAACTGAGGGCGCGCGGCGTCGACACCGCGATCCCGTTCACCGTCGACGATGCCGGCTTCTTCACAAGGGACGCGCCTGGCTTCGGTCCGGACCGCGAGGGCGGGGCAGCGCGCGTCATCGACGACAACGGCAAGAAGGGCAATGCCAACCAGGCGGTCATCGACGAGCTTATCAAGCGTAACGCGCTGTTCGCGCGCGGCCGGCTGAAGCACTCCTATCCGCACTCCTGGCGTTCGAAGAAGCCGATCATCTTCCGCAACACGCCGCAATGGTTCGTCTACATGGACAAGGACCTCGGCGACGGCACGACGCTGCGCAGCCGTGCGCTGAAGGCGATCGACGACACCCGCTTCGTGCCGGCGGCCGGCCAGAACCGCATCCGCGCCATGATCGAGGAACGTCCCGACTGGGTGCTGTCGCGCCAGCGCGCCTGGGGCGTGCCGATCGCCATCTTCGCCGACGAGGACGGCAACGTGCTGAAGGACGAGGCGGTCAACCGGCGCATCATGGATGCCTTCGAGCAGGAAGGCGCCGACGCCTGGTTCGCCCCCGGCGCCAAGGAGCGTTTCCTGGGCAACCACGATGCCACGAAATGGCACCAGGTGAAGGACATCCTCGACGTCTGGTTCGATTCCGGCTCGACGCATGTCTTCACGCTGGAGGACCGTCCCGACCTGAAGTGGCCGGCCGACGTCTATCTCGAAGGCTCCGACCAGCACCGCGGCTGGTTCCACTCCTCGCTGCTCGAAAGCTGCGGCACCAGGGGCAGGGCGCCCTACGACACGGTCATCACCCATGGCTTCACCATGGACGAGGAAGGCCGCAAGATGTCGAAGTCGCTCGGCAACACCGTCGTGCCGCAGGACGTCATCAAACAGTCCGGCGCCGACATCCTGCGGCTCTGGGTGGTGACGACCGACTATTGGGAAGACCAGCGGCTCGGCAAGAACGTGCTGCAGACCAATATCGACGCCTACCGCAAGCTCAGAAACACCATCCGCTGGATGCTGGGCACGCTTGCCCATGACCATGGCGAGACCGTGCCGCTGGAGGTGATGCCGGAGCTGGAGCGGCTGATGCTGCACCGGCTGTCCGAACTCGACGAGGTGGTGCGCCAGGGCTATGACGCCTTCGAATTCAAGCGCATCACCCGTGCACTGCTCGACTTCATGGTGGTCGAGCTGTCGGCCTTCTACTTCGACATCCGCAAGGATGCGCTCTACTGCGACGGGCCTTCCAGCCTGCGCCGCAAGGCTGCGGTGCAGGTGGTGCGTCATCTCTTCGAGTGCCTGGTGAAATGGCTGGCGCCGATGCTGCCCTTCACCATGGAGGAGGCCTGGCTCGACCGCCATCCGGATGCCGGCTCGGTGCATCTCGACCAGTTCCCGACGATCCCGCAGAACTGGCGTAACGAAGCGCTGGCCGAGAAATGGCGCAAGGTCCGCCAGGTGCGCCGCGTCGTCACCGGCGCGCTCGAGATCGCGCGCGCCGAGAAGCTGATCGGCTCCTCGCTCGAGGCCGTGCCGGTGGTCACGATCGACGATGCCGCGCTGGAAGCGGCGATCGCCGATGTCGACATGGCCGAAATGGCGATCACCAGCGACCTCGTCATCAAGCATGGCAAGGTCCCCGAAGGCGCTTTCAGCCTCGACGACGTCAAGGGCGTGGCGGTCGTGGTCGAGAAGGCCGAGGATCGCGGGCTGGTCAAATGCGCGCGCTCCTGGCGCTACACCGCCGATGTCGGGCAGGACCCGGAATTCCCGGACGTCTCGGCCCGCGACGCCGCCGTGCTGCACGAGCTCAGGGCGCTCGGGCGTTTGTAG
- a CDS encoding MipA/OmpV family protein translates to MHIVGTIPLVLASGLMAVSSAQAGEGSWISGDWYLTLGATGLVAPNFEGGKRYMLSAQPIISLGKIGPEARFISRNDNISLALIDDGSVRAGLTGKFLFSRDSKDELKGLDPVRWGGEAGGFFEFYPLEWMRARAELRHGIRAHNGFVADIAADAFYDITPTVRISGGPRVSFASSDYFDAYYGVNAKEAAASGLSEYHPGGGLKSTGLGGAITWKVTEPMTASVFAEYSRLMGPAADSSLVKERGDRNQWMFGVSTTYRFNFTM, encoded by the coding sequence ATGCATATTGTCGGAACGATTCCGCTGGTTCTCGCCTCGGGCCTGATGGCCGTCTCCTCAGCCCAGGCAGGCGAGGGCAGCTGGATTTCCGGCGACTGGTACCTGACGCTCGGCGCCACCGGCCTGGTCGCACCGAATTTCGAGGGCGGCAAGCGCTACATGCTTAGCGCCCAGCCGATCATCTCGCTCGGCAAGATCGGCCCCGAGGCGCGCTTCATCTCGCGCAACGACAACATCTCGCTGGCGCTGATCGACGACGGCAGCGTGCGCGCCGGTTTGACCGGCAAGTTCTTGTTCTCGCGCGACAGCAAGGACGAGCTGAAAGGCCTCGACCCGGTGCGCTGGGGCGGCGAGGCGGGCGGCTTCTTCGAATTCTATCCGCTGGAATGGATGCGGGCGCGGGCGGAGCTCAGGCACGGCATCCGTGCCCATAACGGCTTCGTCGCCGACATTGCCGCCGACGCCTTCTACGACATCACCCCGACCGTCCGTATCTCCGGCGGTCCGCGCGTGTCCTTCGCCTCGTCGGACTATTTCGACGCCTATTACGGCGTCAACGCCAAGGAAGCGGCGGCTTCGGGCCTGAGCGAATATCATCCGGGCGGCGGGCTGAAGTCGACAGGCCTCGGAGGCGCGATCACCTGGAAGGTGACGGAGCCGATGACCGCGAGCGTCTTCGCCGAATATTCGCGCCTGATGGGGCCCGCGGCCGATTCCAGCCTGGTCAAGGAGCGCGGCGACCGCAACCAGTGGATGTTCGGTGTCTCGACCACCTACCGCTTCAATTTCACGATGTAA
- a CDS encoding nucleoside deaminase yields the protein MTRPDFMALALQEAEASARRGEVPVGAVVAGGGMVVAKAGNRTRELADPTAHAEMLAIREACRKLASERLTGHDLYVTLEPCVMCAGAISFARLRRLYFGAADEKGGAVVNGVRFFASPTCHHTPDIYPGMGESEAALILKDFFRERRNGGEW from the coding sequence GTGACGAGGCCGGATTTCATGGCCCTGGCACTCCAGGAGGCCGAGGCGTCCGCGCGCCGCGGCGAAGTGCCGGTCGGCGCGGTGGTCGCCGGCGGCGGCATGGTGGTGGCGAAAGCCGGCAACCGCACGCGCGAACTTGCCGACCCGACCGCGCATGCCGAGATGCTGGCGATCCGCGAAGCCTGCCGGAAACTAGCCAGCGAGCGGCTTACCGGCCATGACCTTTATGTGACGCTGGAGCCTTGCGTCATGTGCGCCGGCGCCATCTCCTTCGCGAGACTGCGGCGGCTCTATTTCGGCGCCGCCGACGAGAAGGGCGGCGCGGTGGTCAACGGCGTGCGCTTCTTTGCCTCACCCACCTGCCACCACACGCCCGACATCTATCCGGGCATGGGCGAAAGCGAAGCCGCGCTTATCCTCAAGGATTTCTTTCGCGAGAGACGGAATGGCGGTGAATGGTGA